A window of the Cystobacter fuscus genome harbors these coding sequences:
- a CDS encoding type III pantothenate kinase, giving the protein MLLAIDVGNTNTVLGVYDGQRLLSHWRVETSARRTSDELGILLRQLFLASGIEPGAVNAVAVSSVVPPLQSHLGRMSERYFKTRPLFVGPGVKTGMPILYDNPREVGADRIVNAVAAYDKHHRGLIVVDFGTATTFDAVTPRGEYLGGSICPGIHIGMEALFQNASKLPRVEFARPPHVVGRNTVHSIQSGLFFGYVAMVDGLCARMKAELGFETHVVATGGLAPLVAGASTHIQEVDEFLTLEGLRIIYGRNHAP; this is encoded by the coding sequence ATGCTTCTCGCCATCGACGTGGGCAACACCAACACCGTGTTGGGGGTATACGACGGCCAGCGTCTGCTGAGCCATTGGCGCGTGGAGACGAGTGCGCGCCGCACCTCCGACGAGCTGGGCATCCTGCTGCGCCAGCTCTTCCTCGCCAGCGGCATCGAGCCGGGCGCGGTGAACGCGGTGGCCGTCTCCAGCGTGGTGCCGCCGCTGCAGTCCCACCTCGGTCGCATGAGCGAGCGCTACTTCAAGACGCGTCCGCTCTTCGTGGGGCCCGGGGTGAAGACGGGCATGCCCATCCTCTATGACAACCCGCGCGAGGTGGGCGCCGATCGCATCGTCAACGCGGTGGCCGCCTATGACAAGCACCACCGGGGCCTCATCGTCGTGGACTTCGGCACCGCCACCACCTTCGACGCGGTGACACCCCGGGGCGAGTACCTCGGGGGCTCCATCTGCCCCGGCATCCACATCGGCATGGAGGCGCTCTTCCAGAACGCCTCCAAGCTGCCGCGCGTGGAGTTCGCCCGGCCTCCCCACGTGGTGGGCCGCAACACGGTGCACTCCATCCAGTCCGGGCTCTTCTTCGGGTACGTGGCCATGGTGGATGGCCTGTGCGCCCGGATGAAGGCGGAGCTCGGATTCGAGACGCACGTGGTGGCCACGGGTGGTCTCGCGCCCCTCGTCGCGGGCGCCTCCACGCACATCCAGGAAGTCGACGAGTTCCTCACCCTCGAGGGACTGCGCATCATCTACGGAAGGAATCACGCCCCATGA
- a CDS encoding sigma-70 family RNA polymerase sigma factor, with the protein MLDFRQNNRTKQEFEELALAHLDPLYSAALRLTKNERDAEDLVQDTCMRAYRFFDKFERGTNIKAWLFKILTNTFINRYRRKVKERSVVEGVEREAVHERFVSRDATDFAANPEQYFFDRLLSDDVLRAIDALPIDFRLVVILADLQEFSYKEIAEILECPVGTVMSRLFRGRKLLQKTLKEYAEGTGVLRQEAGGEPVNLENATASLDEYRRRKKVG; encoded by the coding sequence ATGCTGGACTTCAGGCAGAACAATCGGACCAAGCAGGAGTTCGAGGAACTGGCCCTGGCCCACCTCGATCCGCTGTACTCCGCGGCCTTGCGGCTGACGAAGAACGAGCGGGATGCGGAAGACCTGGTGCAGGACACCTGCATGCGGGCCTACCGCTTTTTCGACAAGTTCGAGCGGGGCACCAACATCAAGGCCTGGCTGTTCAAGATCCTCACCAACACCTTCATCAACCGCTATCGCCGCAAGGTGAAGGAGCGCAGTGTGGTGGAAGGTGTGGAACGCGAGGCGGTGCATGAGCGCTTCGTGAGCCGGGACGCCACGGACTTCGCGGCCAACCCCGAGCAGTACTTCTTCGATCGGCTGCTGTCGGACGACGTGTTGAGGGCCATCGACGCGCTGCCCATCGACTTCCGCCTGGTGGTGATCCTCGCGGACCTGCAGGAGTTCTCCTACAAGGAGATCGCCGAGATCCTCGAGTGTCCCGTGGGCACGGTGATGAGCCGGCTGTTCCGGGGCCGCAAGCTGCTGCAGAAGACCCTGAAGGAGTACGCCGAGGGCACCGGCGTGCTGCGTCAGGAGGCGGGTGGCGAGCCGGTGAATCTCGAGAACGCCACGGCGAGCCTGGACGAATATCGTCGCAGGAAGAAGGTGGGGTAG
- a CDS encoding radical SAM protein, with protein MTQAPKLLFADPKGRVMEHPYLLATLRSGEELVPPQDKPIALPAAGRLVHLPGRLPVGLHPETGELELVREMKLEGKTFVPSAVGALLPPGYTRTFLPGEVKASGPVLPQWAYTAAAWGEDGPVAWAIHTDKRSHWDPERYSTPELKKLVDAHLARFPGNRVLKQLTTCAMLYRCFTSQNIFYVRDEGAIPASVMCNARCVGCISDQPADGPPASHERMDDGPSAEEMGAIGLHHLEHAPGRTMVSFGQGCEGEPLTRWKFIAESIRYMRAHTSRGSININTNASLTHGLEALFDAGLDAIRVSLNSAVKDLYEAYYKPVKYGWEDVEASIALARERGAYLALNLLLFPGVTDREGEVQALAKLVKKYKVDQVQTRSLCIDPIQYLEVARDKGAGGEPVGIRELLRRLKAARPGLVIGNFARGLDERQGRRDRG; from the coding sequence ATGACGCAGGCACCGAAGTTGTTGTTCGCGGATCCCAAGGGCCGGGTGATGGAGCACCCCTATCTGTTGGCCACCTTGCGCAGCGGAGAGGAACTCGTCCCGCCGCAGGACAAGCCCATCGCGCTGCCCGCCGCGGGACGGCTCGTGCATCTGCCTGGCCGGCTGCCGGTGGGGCTGCACCCGGAGACGGGCGAGCTGGAGCTGGTGCGTGAGATGAAGCTGGAGGGGAAGACCTTCGTGCCCAGCGCCGTGGGTGCGCTCCTGCCCCCGGGCTACACGCGCACGTTCCTGCCCGGTGAGGTGAAGGCCTCCGGGCCGGTGCTGCCGCAGTGGGCGTACACGGCCGCCGCCTGGGGCGAGGACGGCCCGGTGGCATGGGCCATCCACACCGACAAGCGCTCGCACTGGGATCCGGAGCGCTACTCCACTCCGGAGCTCAAGAAGCTGGTGGACGCGCACCTGGCGCGCTTTCCCGGCAACCGCGTGCTCAAGCAGCTCACCACGTGCGCGATGCTCTACCGGTGCTTCACCTCGCAGAACATCTTCTACGTGCGCGACGAGGGCGCCATCCCCGCCTCGGTGATGTGCAACGCGCGCTGCGTGGGCTGCATCTCGGATCAGCCCGCGGACGGGCCGCCCGCCTCGCACGAGCGCATGGATGACGGGCCGAGCGCCGAGGAGATGGGCGCCATTGGCCTGCACCACCTGGAGCACGCGCCGGGCCGTACCATGGTCAGCTTCGGCCAGGGGTGCGAGGGCGAGCCGCTCACGCGCTGGAAGTTCATCGCCGAGTCCATCCGCTACATGCGCGCCCACACCTCGCGCGGCTCCATCAACATCAACACCAACGCGAGCCTCACCCACGGCCTCGAGGCGCTCTTCGACGCGGGCCTGGACGCCATCCGCGTGTCGCTCAACTCGGCGGTGAAGGATCTCTACGAGGCCTACTACAAGCCGGTGAAGTACGGCTGGGAGGACGTGGAGGCGTCCATCGCCCTGGCGCGCGAGCGCGGGGCCTACCTCGCGCTCAACCTGCTGCTCTTCCCGGGCGTCACCGACCGGGAAGGCGAGGTGCAGGCCCTGGCGAAGCTGGTGAAGAAGTACAAGGTGGATCAGGTGCAGACGCGCTCGCTGTGCATCGATCCCATCCAGTACCTGGAGGTGGCGCGCGACAAGGGCGCGGGTGGAGAGCCGGTGGGCATCCGCGAGCTGTTGCGTCGGCTCAAGGCGGCCCGGCCCGGGCTCGTCATCGGCAACTTCGCGCGCGGTCTCGACGAGCGACAGGGGAGAAGGGATCGGGGATAG
- a CDS encoding anti-sigma factor family protein has protein sequence MTCQEFESILYPYLDGEFQPEERVTAEAHLRGCSTCASRVHEEGLLRQSLRRAARHSVETSRAPAALRSRLQANLHQEQRRAAQAAWLRMGAAALVLVTVSGVTWRALRPEHRQRYMEDAVRRHTKKLPVEIVGVSHENVEAWFDGKLDHRVSVPRLHDVRLSGARISNVTDRPAAYISYERNAEGQGGPARRIGVFVFDDARREVEAPTLPAVQVGSSLGYNVAMWRDGEIVYELVSDLNEADIRRMLAEQSAQKAASASPTTPSVPVLPVSLHP, from the coding sequence ATGACCTGCCAGGAATTCGAGTCGATTCTCTACCCGTACCTCGATGGGGAGTTCCAACCCGAGGAGCGAGTGACCGCGGAAGCGCACCTGAGGGGGTGCTCCACGTGCGCGAGCCGGGTGCATGAAGAGGGGCTGCTGCGGCAGTCGCTGCGCCGGGCCGCGCGCCACTCCGTGGAGACGTCCCGGGCGCCGGCGGCCCTGCGCTCCCGGCTCCAGGCCAATCTCCACCAGGAGCAGCGCCGGGCGGCCCAGGCGGCGTGGTTGCGCATGGGGGCCGCGGCCCTGGTGTTGGTGACCGTGAGCGGTGTCACGTGGAGGGCACTGCGGCCCGAGCACCGCCAGCGCTACATGGAAGATGCCGTCCGGCGCCACACCAAGAAGCTCCCGGTGGAGATCGTCGGGGTGTCGCACGAGAACGTGGAGGCGTGGTTCGACGGCAAGTTGGATCACCGCGTGTCCGTGCCCCGGCTGCACGATGTGCGGCTGTCCGGCGCGCGCATCTCCAACGTGACGGATCGCCCCGCCGCGTACATCAGCTACGAGCGCAACGCCGAAGGCCAGGGCGGGCCCGCGCGGCGCATCGGGGTGTTCGTCTTCGATGACGCCCGGCGCGAGGTCGAGGCCCCCACCCTTCCCGCGGTGCAGGTCGGCTCCAGCCTCGGCTACAACGTGGCCATGTGGCGCGACGGGGAGATCGTCTACGAGCTGGTGTCGGATCTCAACGAAGCGGACATCCGCCGCATGCTCGCCGAGCAGTCGGCCCAGAAGGCCGCGTCCGCGTCGCCGACGACGCCGTCGGTGCCCGTGCTCCCCGTGTCGCTACATCCCTGA
- a CDS encoding homoserine dehydrogenase has translation MKEIGIALLGLGNVGLGTYRILTQHAKDIERRLGARVRVHHVLVREPGRSRPEDVPSALLTHDMKTILANPEVSVVVELMGGLSPAREYVEQAIASGRHVVTANKALLSAHGEAIFSSAIARGVDVHFEAAVCGGIPIIRTLREALASDRVESLTGIVNGTTNFILSAMADEGATYADALRRAQELGYAEADPTLDVSGMDAAQKLCLLASLAFSARVSPESVLVEGISTLTPADIAHGREAGFVLKLLARASRAPDGLDVRVHPAFIPAASPLADVKGGFNAVLLQSAALGASLFSGLGAGALPTGSAVVSDIIDTCRGLLAGVSGRLPLPCAPNVQDVPLLPPGERRGPTYLRFSVSDEPGVLGRIASVLGEKGVSINSVLQRPPRPEDTHATIVVFTHDTREADVIAAVQWIDSLRSTRAPTQVIRIEEGPGLLLSGR, from the coding sequence ATGAAGGAGATTGGAATCGCCCTGTTGGGGCTGGGCAACGTGGGACTGGGGACGTACCGCATCCTCACGCAGCACGCGAAGGACATCGAGCGGCGGCTGGGCGCTCGGGTGCGCGTGCATCACGTGCTGGTGCGCGAGCCGGGCCGCTCGCGTCCCGAGGACGTGCCCTCGGCGCTCCTCACCCATGACATGAAGACGATCCTCGCCAACCCCGAGGTGTCGGTGGTGGTGGAGCTCATGGGGGGGTTGAGCCCCGCGCGCGAGTACGTGGAGCAGGCCATCGCCTCGGGCCGCCATGTGGTGACGGCCAACAAGGCGCTCCTGTCCGCGCATGGCGAGGCGATCTTCTCGAGCGCCATCGCCCGGGGCGTGGACGTGCACTTCGAGGCGGCCGTCTGTGGCGGCATCCCCATCATCCGCACGCTGCGCGAGGCGCTCGCCTCGGACCGGGTGGAGTCGCTCACGGGCATCGTGAATGGCACCACCAACTTCATCCTCTCGGCCATGGCGGACGAGGGCGCCACGTACGCGGACGCGCTGCGGCGCGCGCAGGAGCTGGGCTACGCCGAGGCGGACCCCACGCTGGACGTGAGCGGCATGGACGCGGCGCAGAAGCTGTGCCTGCTCGCCTCGCTGGCCTTCTCCGCGCGCGTGTCCCCCGAGTCCGTCCTCGTCGAGGGCATCTCCACGCTCACCCCCGCGGACATCGCCCACGGGCGCGAGGCGGGCTTCGTGCTCAAGCTGCTCGCGCGGGCGAGCCGGGCGCCGGACGGGCTGGACGTGCGCGTGCACCCGGCCTTCATCCCCGCCGCCAGCCCCCTGGCCGACGTGAAGGGTGGCTTCAACGCGGTGCTGCTCCAGTCCGCGGCCCTGGGCGCCTCGCTCTTCTCGGGCCTGGGCGCCGGTGCCCTGCCCACGGGCAGTGCGGTGGTGTCCGACATCATCGACACCTGCCGGGGCCTGCTGGCGGGCGTGTCGGGCCGTCTGCCCCTGCCGTGCGCGCCCAACGTGCAGGACGTACCCCTGTTGCCCCCGGGGGAGCGCCGCGGGCCCACCTACCTGCGCTTCTCCGTCAGCGACGAGCCCGGCGTCCTGGGCCGCATCGCCAGCGTGCTCGGCGAGAAGGGGGTGAGCATCAACTCGGTGCTCCAGCGTCCGCCGCGCCCCGAGGACACGCACGCCACCATCGTCGTCTTCACCCACGACACGCGCGAGGCGGACGTCATCGCCGCCGTGCAGTGGATCGACTCGCTGCGCAGCACCCGGGCGCCCACCCAGGTCATCCGCATCGAGGAAGGCCCCGGGCTGCTGCTCTCCGGCCGCTAG
- a CDS encoding biotin--[acetyl-CoA-carboxylase] ligase, translating into MGVESAEQTYEEIILGFLVEGRDGFCSGEALSDKLGLSRTAVWKHVESLRGKGYRIDAVPARGYRLVDVPDKLTPLELAPLLSTHHLGQQIHFHESLPSTNVTAFQLAADGAEHGEVVITEQQTAGKGRRGRVWTSPPGVNLYFSAILRPELPPQRASELTLVAAVALAETLREQDADARIKWPNDVQLDGRKVAGILTELSADPDQVHFVVLGVGVNLNSGPEDFPPELAETATSLSRVLGRRVNRALFTSSLWGRLEEWLDLHHEVGFEPVRQRWVELSSTLHQEVRVRTDRAELRGVAEDIDAAGALLVRTPEGRLERVLAGDVEQVRPR; encoded by the coding sequence ATGGGTGTCGAGAGCGCCGAGCAGACGTACGAAGAGATCATCCTTGGTTTCCTCGTGGAGGGACGGGATGGGTTCTGTTCGGGCGAGGCGCTCTCGGACAAGCTGGGCCTGTCGCGCACCGCCGTGTGGAAGCACGTGGAGTCGCTGCGCGGCAAGGGCTACCGCATCGACGCCGTGCCCGCGCGGGGCTATCGGCTGGTGGACGTGCCGGACAAGCTCACGCCGCTGGAGCTCGCGCCGCTGTTGTCCACGCACCACCTGGGCCAGCAGATCCACTTCCATGAGAGCCTGCCGTCCACCAACGTGACGGCCTTCCAGCTCGCCGCGGACGGCGCCGAGCACGGCGAGGTGGTCATCACCGAGCAGCAGACGGCGGGCAAGGGCCGCCGGGGCCGCGTGTGGACCTCGCCCCCGGGGGTGAACCTGTACTTCTCCGCCATCCTCCGGCCCGAGCTGCCGCCGCAGCGCGCCTCGGAGCTCACCCTGGTGGCCGCGGTGGCGCTCGCCGAGACGCTGCGCGAGCAGGACGCCGACGCGCGCATCAAGTGGCCCAACGACGTGCAGCTCGACGGGCGCAAGGTGGCGGGCATCCTCACCGAGCTGTCCGCGGATCCGGACCAGGTGCACTTCGTGGTGTTGGGCGTGGGGGTCAACCTCAACTCCGGCCCCGAGGACTTCCCTCCCGAGCTGGCGGAGACCGCCACCTCGCTCTCGCGGGTGCTCGGGCGGCGCGTCAACCGGGCGCTGTTCACCAGCTCGCTCTGGGGGCGGCTGGAGGAGTGGTTGGATCTCCACCACGAGGTGGGCTTCGAGCCGGTACGCCAGCGCTGGGTGGAACTGTCCTCCACGTTGCATCAGGAGGTGCGTGTGCGGACCGACCGGGCGGAATTGCGCGGTGTGGCTGAAGACATCGACGCGGCGGGAGCGCTGCTGGTGCGCACGCCGGAGGGTCGCCTGGAAAGGGTGCTCGCCGGGGATGTGGAGCAGGTGCGGCCCCGCTAG
- a CDS encoding response regulator, with translation MSKNILIVESDTTLSATLREALEARGFAAQETTDGKGSVERIRQERPDLVVLAVDLSAGQNGYLICGKLKKDDELKPIPIIIIGNPDGFAQHRKLKAHADDYVSKPVNPDELVERVGGLIGFPELPAGEVVDDGFALGGLDGSGDEPMHGEELAIEGEPLESQGDDLSLDNPFGDPGEPLGGVEEPVEAPDELHSAEEDYGGLDDLSGGGDDNALDSLGISDDKTMVGFRMPAAPPPAPTPVPRPSMVMPAVTSRTAAPAPTPAPVPTPAPTPARTVAPARTAPSAPAASAADMAELRNLRARVAELEGTLEDAQSQASSAESRVAELEAELESRTTELETLKSSAGKNDQATLTLREASNRKDREILRLKTELNQKEQEIVEQQDRLLALEQQTSGSTEEIARKDSQLKVLQAKAEQLLMDRRRLEQQATALKEEARSATARATALQAEVEQYQLQSGEVEDLRARADQLEAELTVARSEVDTARAELDEARAQASLDSDELRRRITELEDAVSRNEGRVARLYTRIKADEKVREKAKKALAIASQLMEEQPVAIHDDEEAVA, from the coding sequence ATGTCCAAGAACATCCTGATTGTCGAAAGTGACACCACCCTCTCCGCGACGCTGCGAGAGGCCCTGGAGGCCCGGGGCTTCGCGGCGCAGGAGACCACCGACGGCAAGGGGAGTGTGGAGCGCATCCGCCAGGAGCGACCGGATCTGGTGGTGCTCGCGGTGGACCTGTCCGCGGGGCAGAACGGCTACCTCATCTGCGGCAAGCTCAAGAAGGACGACGAGCTCAAGCCCATCCCCATCATCATCATCGGCAACCCGGACGGCTTCGCGCAGCACCGCAAGCTCAAGGCGCACGCGGATGACTACGTCTCCAAGCCGGTGAACCCCGACGAGCTGGTGGAGCGCGTGGGTGGGCTCATCGGCTTCCCGGAGCTGCCCGCGGGTGAGGTCGTCGACGACGGCTTCGCGCTCGGGGGCCTGGATGGCTCGGGCGACGAGCCGATGCACGGCGAGGAGCTGGCCATCGAGGGCGAGCCGCTGGAGAGCCAGGGAGATGATCTCTCGCTCGACAATCCCTTCGGCGATCCGGGCGAGCCGCTCGGCGGCGTCGAGGAGCCGGTGGAAGCACCCGACGAGCTGCACTCGGCGGAAGAGGACTACGGCGGCCTGGATGACCTGAGCGGCGGAGGGGACGACAACGCGTTGGACTCGCTGGGCATCAGCGACGACAAGACGATGGTGGGCTTCCGGATGCCCGCCGCGCCCCCGCCCGCCCCCACTCCGGTGCCCCGCCCGTCCATGGTGATGCCCGCGGTGACGAGCCGTACCGCGGCCCCCGCCCCCACCCCGGCCCCTGTTCCCACCCCGGCTCCCACCCCCGCCCGCACCGTGGCTCCGGCCCGGACGGCCCCGAGCGCCCCCGCGGCCTCCGCCGCGGACATGGCGGAGCTGCGCAACCTGCGCGCCCGCGTGGCCGAGCTGGAAGGCACCCTGGAGGATGCCCAGAGCCAGGCGAGTTCCGCCGAGTCCCGCGTGGCCGAGCTGGAAGCCGAGCTGGAGTCGCGCACCACCGAGCTGGAGACGCTCAAGTCCAGCGCCGGCAAGAATGATCAGGCCACCCTCACGCTGCGCGAGGCCTCCAACCGCAAGGACCGGGAGATCCTCCGGCTCAAGACGGAGCTGAACCAGAAGGAGCAGGAGATCGTCGAGCAGCAGGATCGTCTGCTCGCGCTGGAGCAGCAGACCAGCGGCTCCACCGAGGAGATCGCCCGGAAGGACTCGCAGCTCAAGGTGCTGCAGGCCAAGGCGGAGCAGCTCTTGATGGATCGCCGGCGCCTGGAGCAGCAGGCCACGGCGCTCAAGGAAGAGGCCCGGAGCGCCACGGCCCGCGCCACGGCGCTGCAGGCCGAGGTGGAGCAGTACCAGCTCCAGTCGGGCGAGGTGGAGGATCTCCGGGCGCGGGCGGATCAGCTCGAGGCGGAGCTGACGGTGGCGCGCAGCGAGGTGGATACCGCCCGGGCGGAGCTGGACGAGGCTCGCGCCCAGGCCAGCCTGGACAGCGACGAGCTGCGCCGGCGCATCACCGAGCTGGAGGACGCGGTGTCGCGCAACGAGGGCCGGGTGGCTCGCCTCTACACGCGCATCAAGGCCGACGAGAAGGTGCGCGAGAAGGCGAAGAAGGCGCTGGCCATCGCCTCGCAGCTCATGGAAGAGCAGCCGGTGGCGATCCACGACGACGAGGAAGCGGTGGCCTGA
- the ald gene encoding alanine dehydrogenase produces MIVGVPKEIKTREYRVGMVPAGVRALTSAGHTVLVETNAGGGSGIPDSEYQRVGAQIVQTADEVWKRAEMIVKVKEPIAPEYERIQDGQIIYTYFHLAGVDPELTRTLVKKRASAVAYETIQLDDGSLPLLKPMSEVAGKMAIQVGAACLEKAHGGKGILLGGVPGVRRGRVVVLGGGVVGTCAAKVAVGMGAEVTLIDINLERLTYLDDVFLGRVATLASDSESISRSVREADLVIGGVLIPGGKAPKLVSEALIAEMTPGSVVVDVAVDQGGCIETCVPTTHDNPTFVKHGVVHYCVANMPGAVPQTSTFALTNTTRPYARKIADLGLVEAIKSDKALARGLNTYNGHVTYETVAKDLGYSYLSIFDAIGAKGAAK; encoded by the coding sequence GTGATTGTCGGCGTTCCCAAGGAAATCAAGACCCGGGAGTACCGGGTGGGCATGGTTCCGGCGGGGGTCCGTGCGCTCACCAGCGCGGGTCACACCGTGCTCGTCGAGACCAATGCGGGAGGCGGCTCGGGCATCCCCGACTCGGAGTACCAGCGGGTGGGCGCGCAGATCGTCCAGACCGCGGACGAGGTCTGGAAGCGCGCCGAGATGATCGTCAAGGTCAAGGAGCCCATCGCGCCCGAGTACGAGCGCATCCAGGACGGGCAGATCATCTACACCTACTTCCACCTGGCGGGCGTGGACCCGGAGCTCACCCGCACGCTGGTGAAGAAGCGCGCCTCGGCGGTGGCCTACGAGACCATCCAGCTGGACGATGGCAGCCTGCCGCTGCTCAAGCCCATGAGCGAGGTGGCCGGGAAGATGGCCATCCAGGTGGGCGCCGCGTGCCTGGAGAAGGCGCACGGGGGCAAGGGGATTCTCCTGGGCGGCGTGCCCGGCGTGCGCCGGGGCCGCGTGGTGGTGCTGGGCGGCGGCGTGGTGGGCACCTGCGCGGCCAAGGTCGCGGTGGGCATGGGCGCGGAGGTGACGCTCATCGACATCAACCTCGAGCGCCTCACCTACCTGGATGACGTGTTCCTCGGCCGCGTGGCCACGCTCGCCTCGGACTCGGAGAGCATCTCCCGGAGCGTGCGCGAGGCGGACCTCGTCATCGGCGGCGTGCTCATCCCCGGCGGCAAGGCGCCCAAGCTCGTCTCCGAGGCCCTCATCGCCGAGATGACCCCGGGCTCCGTGGTGGTGGACGTGGCGGTGGACCAGGGCGGCTGCATCGAGACGTGCGTGCCCACCACCCACGACAACCCCACCTTCGTGAAGCACGGCGTCGTCCACTACTGCGTGGCCAACATGCCGGGCGCCGTCCCCCAGACGTCCACCTTCGCCCTCACCAACACCACCCGGCCCTACGCCCGCAAGATCGCCGACCTCGGCCTCGTCGAGGCCATCAAGTCCGACAAGGCGCTCGCCCGCGGCCTCAACACCTACAACGGCCACGTCACCTACGAGACCGTCGCCAAGGACCTGGGCTACAGCTACCTCTCCATCTTCGACGCCATCGGCGCCAAGGGAGCGGCGAAGTAG